In the genome of Streptomyces sp. Tu 3180, the window GGGGGAGGCGCTGCGCCCGGAGGCGGACGCGTGCCGGGGAGGGACGGGCGCGGGGAGGAGAGCGGGTGCCGGGAGGAGGGGACGGCGGCCCCGGGCGGCGCCGTCGGGGAGGCCCGGACCGGGCGGTTTCCGCGCCCGGCCCGGTGAGCGAAAGGTTCCTGTACCCGATTGAGGGATCGTTTCACCCGTACGGATTAAAAGTGTGCAGGGCACCCGAGAAGGCCGCCCCGGGCCGCCTACGGTCGCCGGATGACGAGCAGTGGCCCGGAGACCCCGACCCGCACGACCGGCACTCACCGGGCGCACCGGGAGGTGCGTGACCGTGGGGCCGCGCGCACGCTGGTGCGGCGGCCGCACACGCGCTACGAACCGCACTTGGACGGGCTGTTCACCTACTGCCTGTCCGTGCTGTGCGACCACGACGCGGCGACCGCCGCCCTGGCCGACGTCCTCGTGCTCGCGGAGCGCCGCGGCCGGCACGTCCCGGACGCGCCCGGGGACCGCCGGGCCTGGCTGTACGCGCTGGCCCGCTGGGCGTGTCTGCGCACGCTGGCGGAGGCCCAGCAGAAACGTCGTACCACCCACGCCGCGGGCCGCACCGACCGCCGGCGCGAGGACCGGGCCGCCACCGCCCCGGCGGTCTCCGAGGAGGTCCGGGAGCGCCGCCGGCGGGAACTGGCCCTGCTGGCCTGGCCGGAGGCCGCCGGCATCACCCCGGAGCAGCGCGAGGCGCTGGAACTCGCCGTCCGCCACCGCCTCTCCGCCCACGAGGTCGCCGCCGTGCTCGGCAGGGAGCCGGCCGCCGCCCGCGAGCTGCTCGCCTCCGCGGCCTGCGAGGTCGAGCGCACCCGCGCGGCGCTCGCCGTCGTCGAGACCGGCGCCTGTTCCGGTGTGGCGCACTTCACCGGCGACCACCAGCTCGTGCTCAGCACCGCCCTGCGCCGTGAACTCGTCCGGCACGTCGACGACTGCCCGCGCTGCCGCCGCACCGCCGAGCGGGCCGTCCCCGGCCGCTGGCCCGGCACCAGCGTCACGCCGGACGCGCTGCCCGTCCTGCCGGCGCCGGGCGCGGCCCTGCGCGCCGCCGTGGCCCACCACCCGCGCGGGCGCGCCGCCGCGCCCCGCTTCGACCGGCGCGGCTTCCCGGTGGACCCCAGGGACCGCGTCGCCCGCAGGGACCGGTTCCGCGCGCGTGCCGTCACGACGACGGTCGTCGCCACCGTGATCGCCGCGCCCGTGTTCGCGCTGTGGGCCGCCTACCGCGGCACCCCCGTCGGCGAGGCCCAGGACGGCCGCTCCGCCTCCGCGTGGGAGGACGGCGGCCCCGTCGACCTCGACGGCGAGGGAGCGGGCGGCTACGAGAACACCGGCAACGCCGGCCCCCGGCCCGGCCCCCGGTTCGGCGAGGGCGGCGGGGCGGACGTGTCCGTGGAGGTCGTCGGCGCCACCGGGGCCGGACGGGAGGGCGCCGCGCTGGCCGTCACGGCCGGCCACACCGGCGGCACCACGCTGATCACCCTCACCGCGACGGGCTCCGAGCCGGTCCGCTGGTCCGCCTCCACGGGAGCGCCCTGGCTCCACCTGAGCCGGTCGTCGGGCACGCTCGCCCCCGGCGAGTCGTCGACGGTCAGGGTGTACGTCGACCGGCTCCGTGAGCCGTCGGGGCACTGGAGGGCGACCGTGGCGATCGCACCCGCCGGCGCGGTCGTCACCATCGGGGGCCACGGCGGCGCCCCCGGTCACCCCGGCGGCCCGGGCACCGCGCACCCCGGCACCCCGAGCGGCCCTCCCCCGAGCCCCGGCGGGCCGCCGTCGTCGCCCGGCCCGGACCCGGCGCCCACCACACCGGCACCCCCGCAGCCCACGCCGACCGGCCCCCCGTCCTCGCCCGGCCCGGAGCCCGCGCCCGGCGGGACCGCCCCGGCCGACCCGGCGGGACCGACGCCCCCGCCCGCGGACGGCGGCGACCCGGCCCCGTCCACGCCGTAGACCGGGACCGGATCAGGCGGGGTCCGCCGGATGCGGTGCCAGCAGGGGCAGCTGCGAGGCCAGCCGTTCCTCGCACAGCTCGGCCAGACGGTCGTAGCCGGCCTTGCCCATCAGCTCGGTCAGCTCCGCCCGGTAGGAGACGTACACCGGCTCCCCGGCGCCGTGCGCCGAGGTCGCCGAGGTGCACCACCAGTGCAGGTCGTGGCCGCCCGGACCCCAGCCGCGGCGGTCGTACTCGCCGATCGAGACCTGCAGCACGCGCGTGTCGTCGGGCCGGTCGATCCAGTCGTAGGTCCGCCGGACCGGCAGCTGCCAGCACACGTCCGGCTTGGTCTCCAGCGGCTCGCGGCCCTCCCTGAGGGCGAGGATGTGCAGCGAGCAGCCCATGCCTCCCGCGAAACCCGGCCGGTTCTGGAAGATGCACGAGCCCTGGAACGGGCGGGTCTGGCGGTCGCCGTCCTCGTCCTGCGACACCCAGCCGTTCCTGGTGCCCTCCTCGTGGTGCTGCCAGATGTCCGGCGTGAGCCTCGCCACATGTTCGGCGACCCGCTTCTCGTCGTCCTCGTCGGAGAAGTGGGCGCCCAGAGTGCAGCACCCGTCGTCCGCGCGGCCCGCCTGGATGCCCTGGCAACCGCTGCCGAAGATGCAGTTCCAGCGAGAGGTCAGCCATGTCAGATCGCAGCGGAAGACCTGCTCGTCGTCCGCCGGATCGGGAAATTCCACCCATGCGCGGGCGAAGTCGAGGCCCTTCTCGTCGTCCGCCGGAGGCTTCCCCGGCGACTTCGGTGCGGTCACCCGCGAAGAACCCGCGTCCGGTTTGACCTTCTCGGCCCTCTTGTCCGTCTTCTCGTCCTTCGCCTTTTTCGTCTTTGGCACCCGTCCAGGGTAAGTCGCCCGCGCTCCCCTCCGGGACCGGCCCGGGCACCGCGGAAGATGCGCCGAGGGCGGCAACACACCGCGCGGCGGGCAGTAGCGTTCCGTACATGAGACTCGGTGTCCTCGACGTGGGTTCGAACACGGTGCACCTGCTGGTGGTCGACGCGCACCCCGGCGCGTGCCCGCTGCCCGCGCACTCGCACAAGGCCGAACTGCGCCTCGCCCAGCTGCTGGAGGACGACGGGGCCATCGGCCCGGACGGGATCGACAGGCTGGTCGCGGTCGTCCACGGGGCGCTCCGGGCCGCCGAGGACAAGGGGGTCGAGGAACTGCTGCCGTTCGCGACCTCCGCGGTGCGCGACGCGGACAACGCCGACCACGTCCTCGCGCGGGTGCGCGAGGAGACCGGGGTCGAGCTGCAGGTCCTCAGCGGCGAGGAGGAGGCCCGGCTCACCTTCCTCGCCGCCCGCCGCTGGTTCGGCTGGTCGGCCGGGAAGCTGCTCGTCCTCGACATCGGCGGCGGCTCCCTGGAGATCGCCTACGGCATGGACGAGGAGCCCGACGCCGCCGTGTCGCTGCCGCTGGGCGCCGGCCGCCTCACCGCCGGCCGGCTGCCCGGCGACCCGCCCGCGCCGGACGACGTCCGCGCGCTGCGCCGCCACGTGCGCACCGAGATCGCCCGCACGGTCGGCGAATTCAGCCGCCTCGGCGCCCCCGACCACGTGGTGGCCACCTCCAAGACCTTCAAGCAGCTCGCCCGCATCGCCGGCGCCGCCCGCTCCGCCGAGGGCCCGTACGTCCAGCGCGAGCTGAAGCGGGAGTCCCTGGAGGGCTGGGTGCCCCGGCTCGCCGCCATGACCGTCGCCGAGCGCGCCGAACTGCCCGGCGTCTCCGAGGGCCGCGCGGGCCAGCTGCTCGCCGGGGCGCTGGTCGCGGAGGGCGCGATGGACCTGTTCGGCGTGGAACGCCTGGAGATCTGCCCGTGGGCGCTCCGCGAGGGCGTCATCCTGCGCCGCCTGGACCACATGGGTCCGGCGTAGCCGTACGCGCCGGGCCGGGGGCTCCGTGCCGCCGCGCGCCGCGTGCGGGAGCATCCGGGGGGCCGGTTAGCTCCGTCACACGGCGGCCGGGCGGACGGATCGCCCGGCGGGCGGACGAGCGGGCCCTGTCCTGCGGACACGCGGGTCCGGCGCCGGTGGGCGGTCCTGGCCGAAGCCGGTCGCCCGGCGCCCGTCCGCCGCCCGTCCGCCGAACGCACCCCGTACCCTGTCCCTCGTGGCAGAACCAGCGGTGCGCATCCCGGATGCGAAGGTCGCTCTGTCGACGGCCTCCGTCTATCCGGAGTCGACGGCGACGGCCTTCGAGATCGCCGCGCGCCTCGGGTACGACGGCGTCGAGGTCATGGTGTGGACCGACCCGGTCAGCCAGGACATCGAGGCGCTGCGCAGACTCAGCGACTACCACCGCATCCCCGTCCTGGCCGTGCACGCCCCCTGCCTGCTCATCACGCAGCGCGTGTGGTCCACCGACCCCTGGACCAAGCTCCAGCGGGCCCGGGCCGCCGCCGAGAAGCTCGGCGCCGGCACCGTCGTCGTCCATCCGCCCTTCCGCTGGCAGCGGCAGTACGCCCGGGACTTCGTGGACGGAATCTGGCGGATGGCGAACGAGACGGATGTGCGGTTCGCCGTCGAGAACATGTACCCCTGGCGCTACCGCGACCGCGAGATGCTGGCGTACGCCCCCGACTGGGACGTCACCAAGGAGGACTACCGCCACTTCACGATCGACCTCAGCCACGCCTCGACCGCCCGCACCGACGCCCTGCAGATGATCGACCGCATGGGCGACCGCCTCGGCCACGTCCACCTCGCCGACGGCCGGGGCTCGGCCAAGGACGAGCACCTCGTGCCCGGCCGCGGCGACCAGCCCTGCGCCGAGGTGCTGCAGCGCCTCGCGCTCGGCGGCTTCGACGGCCACGTCGTCATCGAGGTCAACACCCGCCGTGCCATGTCCGGCGCGGAGCGCGAGGCCGACCTGGCGGAGGCGCTGGCGTTCACCCGCCTGCACCTGGCCTCCGCCTCCTCCGCCGCCCGGATGCCGCGGCGATGACCGGCGTCACCGCGAGCGACGGCCCGGACGCGGCCGCGCGGCCGAACGGCGTCTCCCGGCGCCGCGGCCGCCCCCCGCGCACGGAATCGGCCGGCACCCGTGACCGCATCCTCGACGCGGCCCGCGAGGAGTTCTCCGAGCGCGGGTACGAGAAGACGTCCGTACGGGGCATCGCCAAGTCGGCCGGGGTCGACTCCGCGCTGGTGCACCACTACTTCGGCACCAAGGAGCAGGTGTTCGAGGCGGCCGTCGAGGTCGCCCTGGCGCCGGCGCTCGTGGGCCGGGACGCGGTCCTCGAAGGCCCGCTCGAGGAAGTGGGCGAGCGGATGACACGCACGGTCATCGGGCTCTGGGAGAACCCGGTGACCCGGGCCCCGCTGCTCGCGATCGTCCGCTCCGCCGTGAACAACGAGACCGCGGCCGCCGTCTTCCGCCGCCTGGTCGCCGGCCAGCTGCTGCGCCGCATCGCCGGGCAGCTCGATTCGCCGGACGCGGAGCTGCGCGCCGAGCTCGCCGCCGCGCAGCTGGTCGGGATCGCGATGATCCGGTACGTGATCAAGGTGGAGCCGCTGGCCTCGGCGGACCCGGAGCAGATCGTCAGGCGCGTGGCGCCCGTGGTGCAGGGACACCTCACCGGACGCTGACGACCGCGTTCCGGCGGCGAGACATTCATCCCGCATTCCGGACACCTCGTCCCGCCCTCTGGATGACCGGCGTACGCTCGATGCCAGTCAGAACTCTCTGGCCGGCACTCTTCGAAGGTCTGAAGGAGCGAGCGACGATGCCCGAGCTGAGGTCCCGCACAGTCACCCACGGCCGCAACATGGCGGGCGCCCGCGCCCTGATGCGCGCCTCCGGTGTACCGGGTGCGGACATCGGCCGCAAGCCGATCATCGCGGTCGCCAACAGCTTCACGGAGTTCGTCCCCGGCCACACCCACCTCGCGCCGGTCGGCCGGATCGTCAGCGAGGCGGTCGTCGCGGCCGGCGGCATCCCGCGCGAGTTCAACACGATCGCCGTCGACGACGGCATCGCGATGGGCCACGGCGGCATGCTCTACTCGCTCCCCTCCCGCGACCTGATCGCGGACAGTGTGGAGTACATGGTCGAGGCCCACTGCGCGGACGCCCTGATCTGCATCTCCAACTGCGACAAGATCACCCCGGGCATGCTGAACGCGGCCCTGCGCCTGAACATCCCGACGGTCTTCGTCTCAGGCGGCCCGATGGAGTCCGGCCGCGCGACCCTGGTCGACGGCACGGTCCGCACGCTGGACCTGGTCGACGCGATCTCCGACGCCGTCAACGACAAGATCTCCGACGAGGACATCCTCCGCATCGAGGAGAACGCCTGTCCGACCTGCGGCAGCTGTTCCGGCATGTTCACCGCCAACTCCATGAACTGCCTCACCGAGGCCATCGGCCTGTCCCTGCCGGGCAACGGCTCGGTCCTCGCCACCCACACGGCCCGCAAGGGCCTGTACGAGGCGGCGGCCCGTACGGTCATGGACATCACCCGCCGCTACTACGAGGAGGACGACGAGACGGTCCTGCCGCGCTCGGTCGCCTCCCTCTCGGCCTTCGAGAACGCGATGGCCCTGGACATCGCCATGGGCGGCTCGACCAACACGATCCTCCACCTGCTGGCCGCGGCCCAGGAGGCGGGCGTCCCCTTCGGCCTCAACGAGATCGACGCGGTCTCGCGCCGGGTCCCCTGCCTCGCGAAGGTCGCCCCGAACGTGGCGAAGAACCGCACGTACTACATGGAGGACGTGCACCGCGCCGGCGGCATCCCGGCCCTGCTGGGCGAGCTGCACCGCGCGGGCCTGCTCAACGAGGACGTCCACGCGGTCCACAGCCCTTCCCTCGGGGACTGGCTGAAGACGTGGGACGTGCGCGGCGGCTCGCCCTCCCCGGAAGCGGTCGAGCTGTGGCACGCGGCCCCCGGCTGCGTCCGCTCCGCCGAGGCGTTCTCCCAGTCCGAGCGCTGGGAGACGCTGGACGAGGACGCCGAGGGCGGCTGCATCCGCTCCGCCGAGCACGCCTACTCCGAGGACGGCGGCCTCGCGGTCCTGCGCGGCAACCTCGCCGTCGACGGCTGCGTGGTGAAGACGGCCGGCGTCGACGAGTCCATCTGGACCTTCGAGGGCCCGGCGGTCGTCTGCGAGTCGCAGGAGGAGGCCGTTCAGAAGATCCTCACCCAGCAGGTCAAGGAGGGCGACGTCGTCGTCATCCGCTACGAGGGCCCCAAGGGCGGCCCCGGCATGCAGGAGATGCTCTACCCGACCTCGTACCTGAAGGGCCGCGGCCTCGGCAAGGCGTGCGCGCTGGTCACCGACGGCCGCTTCTCCGGCGGCACCTCCGGCCTGTCCATCGGCCACGCCTCCCCGGAGGCGGCCTCCGGCGGCACCATCGCCCTGGTCGAGGACGGCGACCGCATCCGCATCGACATCCCGAACCGCTCGATCGAGCTCCTGGTCGACGACGCCGAGCTGGCCCGCCGCGAACAGGCGCTGAACGGCCGGTACGCCCCGAAGAACCGCGACCGCAAGGTCTCCGCCGCCCTGAGGGCGTACGCGGCGATGGCGACCAGCGCGGACAGGGGCGCGGTGCGCGACGTGTCGAAGCTGGGCTGAGGTCCGGGTCCCGCGTCACGGGGCCGCCTCCCGCCGGTGCGGGGGCGGCCCCTTCGCGCGTGCGGCGCTACCAGGCGGCCG includes:
- a CDS encoding sigma-70 family RNA polymerase sigma factor, with protein sequence MTSSGPETPTRTTGTHRAHREVRDRGAARTLVRRPHTRYEPHLDGLFTYCLSVLCDHDAATAALADVLVLAERRGRHVPDAPGDRRAWLYALARWACLRTLAEAQQKRRTTHAAGRTDRRREDRAATAPAVSEEVRERRRRELALLAWPEAAGITPEQREALELAVRHRLSAHEVAAVLGREPAAARELLASAACEVERTRAALAVVETGACSGVAHFTGDHQLVLSTALRRELVRHVDDCPRCRRTAERAVPGRWPGTSVTPDALPVLPAPGAALRAAVAHHPRGRAAAPRFDRRGFPVDPRDRVARRDRFRARAVTTTVVATVIAAPVFALWAAYRGTPVGEAQDGRSASAWEDGGPVDLDGEGAGGYENTGNAGPRPGPRFGEGGGADVSVEVVGATGAGREGAALAVTAGHTGGTTLITLTATGSEPVRWSASTGAPWLHLSRSSGTLAPGESSTVRVYVDRLREPSGHWRATVAIAPAGAVVTIGGHGGAPGHPGGPGTAHPGTPSGPPPSPGGPPSSPGPDPAPTTPAPPQPTPTGPPSSPGPEPAPGGTAPADPAGPTPPPADGGDPAPSTP
- a CDS encoding Ppx/GppA phosphatase family protein, which translates into the protein MRLGVLDVGSNTVHLLVVDAHPGACPLPAHSHKAELRLAQLLEDDGAIGPDGIDRLVAVVHGALRAAEDKGVEELLPFATSAVRDADNADHVLARVREETGVELQVLSGEEEARLTFLAARRWFGWSAGKLLVLDIGGGSLEIAYGMDEEPDAAVSLPLGAGRLTAGRLPGDPPAPDDVRALRRHVRTEIARTVGEFSRLGAPDHVVATSKTFKQLARIAGAARSAEGPYVQRELKRESLEGWVPRLAAMTVAERAELPGVSEGRAGQLLAGALVAEGAMDLFGVERLEICPWALREGVILRRLDHMGPA
- a CDS encoding sugar phosphate isomerase/epimerase, translated to MAEPAVRIPDAKVALSTASVYPESTATAFEIAARLGYDGVEVMVWTDPVSQDIEALRRLSDYHRIPVLAVHAPCLLITQRVWSTDPWTKLQRARAAAEKLGAGTVVVHPPFRWQRQYARDFVDGIWRMANETDVRFAVENMYPWRYRDREMLAYAPDWDVTKEDYRHFTIDLSHASTARTDALQMIDRMGDRLGHVHLADGRGSAKDEHLVPGRGDQPCAEVLQRLALGGFDGHVVIEVNTRRAMSGAEREADLAEALAFTRLHLASASSAARMPRR
- a CDS encoding TetR family transcriptional regulator, with translation MTGVTASDGPDAAARPNGVSRRRGRPPRTESAGTRDRILDAAREEFSERGYEKTSVRGIAKSAGVDSALVHHYFGTKEQVFEAAVEVALAPALVGRDAVLEGPLEEVGERMTRTVIGLWENPVTRAPLLAIVRSAVNNETAAAVFRRLVAGQLLRRIAGQLDSPDAELRAELAAAQLVGIAMIRYVIKVEPLASADPEQIVRRVAPVVQGHLTGR
- the ilvD gene encoding dihydroxy-acid dehydratase; the protein is MPELRSRTVTHGRNMAGARALMRASGVPGADIGRKPIIAVANSFTEFVPGHTHLAPVGRIVSEAVVAAGGIPREFNTIAVDDGIAMGHGGMLYSLPSRDLIADSVEYMVEAHCADALICISNCDKITPGMLNAALRLNIPTVFVSGGPMESGRATLVDGTVRTLDLVDAISDAVNDKISDEDILRIEENACPTCGSCSGMFTANSMNCLTEAIGLSLPGNGSVLATHTARKGLYEAAARTVMDITRRYYEEDDETVLPRSVASLSAFENAMALDIAMGGSTNTILHLLAAAQEAGVPFGLNEIDAVSRRVPCLAKVAPNVAKNRTYYMEDVHRAGGIPALLGELHRAGLLNEDVHAVHSPSLGDWLKTWDVRGGSPSPEAVELWHAAPGCVRSAEAFSQSERWETLDEDAEGGCIRSAEHAYSEDGGLAVLRGNLAVDGCVVKTAGVDESIWTFEGPAVVCESQEEAVQKILTQQVKEGDVVVIRYEGPKGGPGMQEMLYPTSYLKGRGLGKACALVTDGRFSGGTSGLSIGHASPEAASGGTIALVEDGDRIRIDIPNRSIELLVDDAELARREQALNGRYAPKNRDRKVSAALRAYAAMATSADRGAVRDVSKLG